A portion of the Granulosicoccus antarcticus IMCC3135 genome contains these proteins:
- a CDS encoding extracellular solute-binding protein, translating into MKNTKLWSATTLAIPLLAVCGTAVAGDFDGITLDAKLIGGQQYEALYARIAEWEADSGAKVNVISKKNHFELDKEFKSDVAAGSLGWCVGSNHSSFASQYPSLYTDLTPFLTADFIAEYVDSNIAASRIGDKLVMLPRAQFDVSALYYQKNLYEDADKQAQFKEEYGYDLTPPDTWQQVTDQAIFFSDPPNFYGTQFAGKDEAIVGRFYEMVVAEGGALFNDDWSPAFNSEAGIRALDWFVNMYQSGATPKGTTSYLWDELGQGFASGTIALSLDWPGWAGFFNDPESSKVAGNVGVVVQPQGSAGIRTGWSGHHGFSVTESCDNKAAAASLVAFLTNEESQKLESSAGPLPTRKAVWDYVVKQAEGDEYKTQVLKAFQAASSHAFPAPQTPYWIEATNVIYPELQAAILGDKSSAQALEIASEAVDEMMRENGEY; encoded by the coding sequence TTGAAAAACACTAAACTTTGGTCAGCCACCACGCTGGCCATTCCGTTGTTGGCCGTGTGCGGAACTGCTGTCGCCGGGGATTTTGATGGAATCACACTTGATGCAAAGCTCATCGGTGGTCAGCAATATGAGGCGCTATATGCGCGTATTGCCGAATGGGAAGCGGATTCGGGCGCCAAGGTCAATGTCATCTCCAAAAAGAACCATTTTGAGCTGGACAAGGAGTTCAAATCAGATGTGGCTGCCGGTTCGCTAGGCTGGTGTGTCGGATCAAATCATTCATCCTTTGCCTCTCAGTACCCGTCGCTCTATACCGACTTGACACCGTTTCTGACTGCCGACTTTATCGCTGAATATGTCGATTCGAATATCGCTGCATCCAGAATAGGCGACAAACTGGTCATGTTGCCACGTGCTCAATTTGATGTGTCAGCATTGTATTATCAAAAAAATCTCTATGAAGATGCTGATAAACAGGCACAGTTCAAGGAAGAATACGGCTACGATCTGACACCACCAGACACCTGGCAGCAAGTCACTGATCAGGCCATCTTCTTCAGCGACCCTCCGAACTTCTACGGCACTCAGTTTGCCGGCAAGGATGAAGCGATTGTCGGACGCTTCTACGAAATGGTGGTGGCCGAAGGTGGTGCATTATTCAATGATGACTGGTCGCCCGCATTCAACAGCGAAGCCGGTATTCGTGCACTGGACTGGTTCGTTAATATGTACCAGTCCGGGGCCACACCCAAGGGCACGACCTCCTATCTGTGGGACGAGTTGGGGCAGGGCTTTGCCTCGGGTACCATCGCGCTGAGTCTTGACTGGCCTGGTTGGGCAGGATTCTTCAACGATCCTGAGAGTTCCAAGGTTGCCGGTAATGTCGGCGTCGTGGTGCAACCGCAAGGCAGTGCTGGTATTCGTACCGGTTGGTCCGGTCATCATGGTTTCTCTGTGACCGAGTCGTGCGACAACAAGGCGGCGGCGGCTTCACTGGTTGCGTTTCTGACCAACGAGGAAAGTCAGAAACTGGAAAGCTCGGCAGGCCCACTGCCTACGCGCAAGGCGGTGTGGGATTATGTGGTCAAACAGGCAGAAGGTGATGAATACAAGACGCAAGTGCTCAAGGCCTTTCAGGCGGCTTCCAGTCACGCCTTCCCGGCGCCCCAGACACCTTACTGGATAGAGGCGACCAATGTGATCTATCCAGAATTGCAGGCAGCCATTCTAGGCGACAAGAGCTCTGCGCAAGCTCTGGAAATAGCGTCAGAAGCGGTTGATGAGATGATGCGTGAGAATGGTGAGTATTAG